The genomic segment CGGCGGTGTTGTCGGTGAAGCAGTTGTCCGCGCCCGCCCGACCCGACACCGCCAGGTCGGCGCGGCCGGAGCGGACGACGACGTTGTCGCGGACGGTGGTGCCCGATGCGATCCAGAGGTGCTCGGACAGGTTGGGGGTCACCAGGATTCCGTGCATGGCGTTGCCGACGACGCGGTTGCCTCCATGCGATCGTCGTTCGTGTCCGCGGCGATGATGCCGCGCCGTAGGACGGCCCCGATCTCGAGCGTGGGCACGTCGTCGACCCCGTTGCCATGCACGAGGTTGCCCACGATGTCGACGTGCTCGGGCGGTGGCAGCAGCTCGGTGTCGAGCGTGTTGGGCACGATGCCGGCCACGTTGTGCCGCCACGTCGACGACACGATGTGGAGGTTGCCACCGGCGTTCGTGCCGGAGTAGCCGAGGCCGCTGCGTTCGGCGACCACGTCGCGGATGACGGCGTCGCACGGGTCGCCCTGCCCGATGTGGAAGCCGGCGTCCGCCGAGCCCGCCGCCCACGACTCCTCAAACAGTCCGTCGACCGAGTCGAAGGCGTAGATGCCATACAACCTCGTTGTTGACCGCGGTGACCGCACTGGCCCGGTAGCCGGCGACCCCCGTCCAGAACACGCCGTTGAGCCGGGCGTTGCGCACGGTCAGGTTCTCCACCGCGAGTCCGTCGGCGGTCACGCTCACGGTGTTCGCGCGCTCGAACTCCCCGTCGATGATCACCTCGTTGCGGTCGGTCCCGCGCAGCACCAGCGACGGCGTGTCGACCACACCTCCTCCTGGTAGACGCCCGGACCGACCAGCACGAGATCGCCGGGATCCGCGGCATCGTCCGCGTCCTGGATGGTGTCGTGCGGCTCGGGTACCCGCCGCGTCACGGCGGATGCCGTCCCGACAACCTGCTGCGGCTCGGTCTCGGGGTCGCCCGTGTAGGCGACGTCGCCGACTACGAGCGTCGCGTACATCCCGTCGCCGTCGCGGGTGCCGTGCAGCGTGCAGTAGAAGCGGTAGACGCCCGGATCGTCCACCGTGACGGTCGTCGACGCGCCCACCGGCATGACGTCCGCGCCGTAGGTGTCGGCCGTCGACCACGACCCGTCGACCGTGACCGCGTTGTGCACCGTTCTGCCCAGGTTGCGGAACACGACGTCGGTGCCGACCGGCACGCGTCCATCACGGGTGAAGACGTCGTCGAGCATGCCGATGCGGACCTCACCGGTGTCGTCGGCGCGCCCGCACCAGGCCAGCACGGCGCCGGAGAGCAGCACCAGCACCACGCGCAGTCACATCGCTCTCGCGCCCGTCTCGTCTCGGACCGTCGCCGGCATCTCCGCATCCCGGCGGCGCCTCCCGCAGGTCCGCCACGGTGGCTCCCGCCGAGGCCCGGGTGGACGACGCTGCGTCATACTGCGCAGGGTGCAGAAGCAGGCAGGCTGGGAGCTCGGGGGCCACCGCCGGTCGGCGTGGTGGCGCCGCGCTGCTGTGCTCGTTGGCGGGCTGCCCGACGCCGTCGAGCTGGGCCGGTCGCTGCTGTTCCTGCCGGCACCGCCAGACGGTGTGTGGATCGTCACCGGCGACAGCTGGGGGCCCGGGGGATCCATGCGGGTGCGCCACGTCGATCTCGCCGGCGCCCGGAGGGTGGCTCCGACGCCGGTGCCGGCGGGGACGACGCCGGTTGCAGCGCAGGGTGACCGCGTGCTGCTCGAGGGCGACGACGCGTTGCGCTGGTGGACGCCGTCGACCGGCGACATGCGGCGGATCCCCGGACGGCGCGGGCTGGCCGCTGGCCAGACCACCACCGTCGTGTGTGACGCACGGTGCCGCACGGTCGACGTGCTGCACCGTGACGGCACCCGCGGGGCGCGCCTGCGCATGACCGAGCCGGTGGTGGCGGCCGCCCTCGCGCCCGACGAGCGGGCCATCGCGTTGCTGACCGACTCCGAGCTCGCGACCGCGGCGGTCGTCATCGTCGACCGCGACGCCGGGGCCATGCAGTCCGTCACCAACGGCGTCGCGTCGCGGCTGGCGGCCCGTGGCTGACCTGGAGCCCGAACGGCGCGTGGTTGTTCTTCCCGACGACCACCGGGCGGATCGGGGCGGTCGAGCGGGCCAGCGGCCGGGTCAGCGTGGTCGGCGCCGACGTCGGTCCGTTCGATGCGCTCGCCGCAGCTGCCGCGCGGTGACCGGTTGTGGGCCTGGCAGCACACTCCGGGGAGCCAGGCCCTCACATCAGTGGGTTCGCTCCCCGGAGGCGTCGGCTCGGCGACCGTGGGGAGCCAGATCACCAGATCGGTGTGTTCGCTCCCCAAGGGGACGGTCAGGGCGTGGGCGTGACACCGCCGCCGCGGCTGCGCTGCTGGTAGCGCGCGGCGATGGCCTCCAGCAGCACCTCCGATGGATAGCCGTTCGGCACGTCGCCCAGCCGGGGCGCCAGGGCGGTGAGCAGCTCGGTCCCGAGGGCGTCACGGCGCTG from the Euzebyales bacterium genome contains:
- a CDS encoding plastocyanin/azurin family copper-binding protein; this encodes MVLVLLSGAVLAWCGRADDTGEVRIGMLDDVFTRDGRVPVGTDVVFRNLGRTVHNAVTVDGSWSTADTYGADVMPVGASTTVTVDDPGVYRFYCTLHGTRDGDGMYATLVVGDVAYTGDPETEPQQVVGTASAVTRRVPEPHDTIQDADDAADPGDLVLVGPGVYQEEVWSTRRRWCCAGPTATR